The Sediminispirochaeta smaragdinae DSM 11293 genome has a segment encoding these proteins:
- the dhaL gene encoding dihydroxyacetone kinase subunit DhaL translates to MLTLEMTEKWLRELGRVYAEQKEYLTRLDSEIGDADHGINMNRGFSAVCAELDKQSPSSISAALKSTAFVLIRTVGGASGPLYGSFFLDFSKALDGKDTAESADVAAAFQAGLEAIKKRGKAHVGDKTMLDALVPAVEKMEVLAGEGKDIPTMLGGAVEAAEAGLASTIEMVAKKGRASYLGERSKGHQDPGATSSYYLLKAALETWK, encoded by the coding sequence ATGCTGACACTGGAAATGACAGAAAAGTGGCTGCGGGAGCTTGGACGGGTATATGCCGAACAGAAAGAGTACCTGACAAGATTGGATTCTGAGATTGGGGATGCCGACCACGGCATCAACATGAACAGAGGATTTTCCGCTGTTTGTGCCGAGCTCGACAAACAGTCCCCCTCTTCGATAAGTGCTGCCTTGAAATCGACGGCGTTTGTCCTGATACGAACGGTCGGGGGGGCTTCCGGCCCCCTTTACGGCAGCTTTTTTCTTGATTTTTCAAAAGCTCTAGACGGTAAGGATACGGCAGAAAGTGCAGATGTCGCTGCAGCCTTTCAGGCTGGTCTGGAGGCGATCAAGAAACGGGGAAAAGCCCATGTGGGCGATAAAACCATGCTTGATGCTCTGGTCCCCGCCGTGGAAAAAATGGAAGTCCTTGCAGGTGAAGGTAAAGATATACCCACAATGTTGGGTGGCGCCGTGGAAGCGGCCGAAGCGGGACTTGCATCGACAATCGAAATGGTCGCAAAGAAAGGAAGGGCGAGTTACCTCGGCGAGCGGAGCAAGGGACATCAGGATCCGGGGGCAACATCTTCCTACTATCTGCTGAAAGCGGCTCTTGAGACCTGGAAATAG
- the dhaK gene encoding dihydroxyacetone kinase subunit DhaK gives MKKLINAPDDVIEEALTGMELAHSDILKVHRNPNFITRSSKTRKGKVAVISGGGSGHEPLHGGFVGLGMLDAACPGAVFTSPTPDQMEEATKAVDGGAGVLHIVKNYSGDVMNFEMAADLCGEAGISVESVIIDDDVAVKDSLYTEGRRGVGCTVFAEKIAGAAAERGDDLKKTAEFCRRVNEVGRSMGMALTSCTVPSAGKPTFEIGADEIEMGVGIHGEPGRERMKQKTAHEYVQMMGEAVVSDIPYKNGDELIVLLNGMGGTPLMELYLLYNEFEQFCKAKGLKIVRRLVGNYITSLEMQGFSISAVKADEKLLALWDAPVHTAGLRWGI, from the coding sequence ATGAAGAAATTGATCAATGCGCCTGATGATGTCATTGAAGAGGCCTTGACGGGAATGGAACTTGCTCATTCCGACATCCTTAAGGTCCATCGTAATCCGAACTTTATTACGCGTAGCAGCAAGACACGGAAGGGAAAGGTTGCGGTTATTTCAGGCGGTGGAAGTGGCCATGAGCCGTTACATGGCGGTTTTGTAGGGTTGGGAATGCTTGATGCCGCCTGTCCCGGTGCCGTCTTTACCTCTCCGACTCCCGATCAGATGGAAGAGGCGACAAAGGCTGTGGACGGAGGTGCCGGTGTTCTTCACATCGTGAAAAACTATTCCGGTGATGTGATGAATTTCGAAATGGCCGCAGATCTTTGTGGTGAAGCGGGAATAAGTGTTGAATCCGTTATTATCGACGATGATGTCGCCGTAAAAGATAGTCTCTATACCGAGGGAAGACGGGGGGTCGGTTGCACCGTCTTCGCGGAAAAGATTGCGGGTGCTGCGGCAGAACGTGGTGATGATCTCAAGAAGACCGCCGAATTCTGCCGTCGGGTCAACGAGGTCGGCAGGTCTATGGGAATGGCCCTGACATCCTGTACCGTTCCTTCCGCCGGCAAGCCTACCTTTGAAATCGGTGCTGATGAGATCGAGATGGGGGTCGGCATTCATGGTGAGCCTGGTCGCGAAAGAATGAAGCAGAAAACCGCTCATGAATACGTGCAGATGATGGGAGAGGCTGTGGTCTCCGATATCCCCTACAAAAATGGTGATGAACTTATCGTTCTGCTCAATGGGATGGGAGGAACTCCACTCATGGAGCTCTATCTTCTTTATAATGAGTTCGAACAGTTCTGTAAGGCAAAAGGCTTGAAAATCGTACGTCGTCTTGTAGGTAATTACATTACCTCCCTTGAGATGCAGGGATTTTCCATCTCTGCGGTAAAGGCTGATGAAAAGCTGCTTGCTCTGTGGGACGCTCCTGTACATACCGCGGGCCTGCGTTGGGGAATCTAA
- the msrB gene encoding peptide-methionine (R)-S-oxide reductase MsrB, with translation MKGASFLLIALLLPWNLHASGEVEQRLPEMLFSETHLQALEAYDSAVFAGGCFWCLEKPFEELVGVAEAVSGYSGGDEKDPRYQDVASGRTGHRESVTVYYNSEVITYRQLLDVFWRNIDPTDGGGQFADRGSQYAPAIFVGTRGEREAAEASKKQLEASGTFSRPILVEILDRRPFYPAEEYHQDYYKKNREAYDRYYTGSGRGPFVDSLWNKAETSGGLATKEGRWGNFDKQERLSSLTDFEYRLTQEGETEPAFANEFWDNKEEGIYVDIVSGEPLFSSTDAFSSGTGWPSFIRPIDPDHIRYLQDTSGTMQRIEVRSRYADSHLGHVFTDGPDPTGLRFCINSAALRFIPRTEMKEAGYEEYLLLFDGYR, from the coding sequence ATGAAAGGCGCGAGCTTCCTTTTGATTGCCCTTCTTTTGCCCTGGAATCTCCATGCTTCGGGAGAAGTCGAACAAAGGCTTCCCGAAATGCTCTTTAGCGAAACGCACCTTCAGGCGCTGGAAGCCTACGATAGCGCTGTCTTTGCAGGTGGGTGCTTCTGGTGTCTGGAAAAACCCTTTGAAGAGCTGGTTGGAGTAGCAGAAGCCGTTTCCGGTTACAGCGGTGGTGATGAGAAAGACCCTAGGTACCAAGACGTTGCAAGCGGCCGCACCGGACACAGGGAAAGTGTTACCGTCTACTATAATTCGGAGGTCATCACCTACAGGCAGCTGCTCGATGTCTTCTGGAGAAACATCGATCCGACCGATGGCGGAGGGCAGTTTGCAGACAGGGGTAGCCAGTATGCCCCCGCAATCTTTGTCGGCACCAGGGGCGAACGGGAGGCCGCAGAGGCATCAAAAAAGCAGCTTGAGGCATCGGGTACATTTTCCCGCCCCATCCTTGTCGAGATTCTCGACCGTCGTCCCTTTTATCCGGCAGAGGAATATCACCAGGATTATTACAAAAAAAACAGGGAGGCCTACGACCGTTATTATACAGGCTCGGGAAGAGGTCCTTTCGTCGATTCCCTCTGGAACAAGGCAGAAACCTCCGGCGGTCTGGCCACAAAGGAGGGACGGTGGGGTAATTTTGACAAGCAAGAAAGGCTTTCGTCGCTCACCGATTTCGAATACCGCCTCACCCAGGAGGGAGAGACGGAACCCGCCTTTGCAAACGAATTCTGGGATAATAAAGAGGAGGGCATCTATGTCGATATCGTCAGCGGAGAACCCCTTTTCAGCTCCACGGACGCCTTTTCATCGGGAACAGGCTGGCCCAGTTTCATCAGACCGATAGATCCCGATCATATACGCTATCTTCAGGATACTTCCGGTACCATGCAGCGAATCGAGGTCAGGAGCAGATATGCAGACAGCCACCTTGGCCACGTTTTTACAGACGGACCCGATCCTACCGGCCTGCGGTTCTGCATAAACTCTGCAGCCCTCAGGTTTATACCCAGGACAGAGATGAAGGAGGCAGGCTACGAAGAATATCTGTTGCTTTTTGACGGCTACCGATAG
- a CDS encoding extracellular solute-binding protein, protein MENKIRLTALLLLLIVSVVLFSHYLAAADDVEIEMALYSGNSWGVPQNFAYAIYDKAVELFESRPENRHITIKLKTGIMYNHYSEWLAQLVLQGKEPDIFLLVEQDFNTYASIGLLQNLEPFISRCSDFNKQEYYPRGLEAGMFNGIQYSLPISLVPSFMIVNKTLLEDNQIRIDREDWDWDQFYAICRQLTKDLDGDSIPDQFGVYGYDWHNAFYTNDRYLFNPDDPAIQFNSRRLEETLQFLKKMNRLNKGHILREKDFDQGKTGFKVFNLSEYKVYGTYPYRILRYENFEWETIPFPSGPSGTSSSKLYTVQVGMSSRSHHKKEAFSFIRFMTGDREFQEAVWSGTNMLPANRRVVNDLYHASSDEERKILNYPFLNNIIRDSYIDPNFKWYASMDEFIDQKIFQIVAQDLDTSIGIKELREDMEKMLKGYR, encoded by the coding sequence ATGGAAAATAAGATCCGTCTGACCGCTCTTCTGCTGCTCCTGATCGTGTCTGTAGTTCTTTTTTCCCATTACCTGGCCGCAGCTGACGACGTTGAGATTGAAATGGCACTATATTCCGGCAATAGCTGGGGCGTCCCCCAGAATTTTGCCTATGCCATCTATGATAAGGCTGTGGAGCTGTTTGAAAGCCGCCCGGAAAACCGTCATATAACTATCAAGCTGAAGACCGGTATCATGTATAATCACTATTCAGAATGGCTGGCCCAGTTGGTTCTTCAGGGAAAGGAACCGGATATCTTTTTGCTGGTGGAACAGGATTTCAACACCTATGCTTCCATCGGACTCCTCCAGAACCTGGAACCCTTCATTTCCAGATGCAGCGATTTTAACAAGCAGGAATACTATCCCCGAGGGCTGGAAGCGGGAATGTTTAACGGAATTCAGTACTCGCTTCCCATTTCTCTGGTACCTTCCTTCATGATTGTGAACAAAACACTTTTGGAAGATAACCAGATCAGGATAGATCGGGAAGATTGGGACTGGGATCAGTTTTATGCCATCTGTCGGCAATTGACGAAGGACCTGGATGGCGACAGCATCCCCGATCAGTTCGGCGTATACGGCTATGACTGGCACAACGCCTTTTATACAAACGATCGGTATCTGTTCAACCCCGACGATCCGGCAATCCAGTTTAATAGCCGTCGCCTGGAGGAGACCCTTCAGTTTTTGAAGAAAATGAACCGCCTCAACAAGGGGCATATTCTCAGAGAAAAGGATTTTGATCAGGGAAAGACAGGCTTTAAGGTTTTTAATCTTTCCGAGTATAAGGTCTACGGAACGTATCCCTACAGAATACTTCGGTACGAAAATTTCGAGTGGGAGACCATCCCCTTTCCCTCAGGGCCCAGCGGAACAAGTTCCTCTAAACTCTATACGGTACAGGTTGGCATGAGTTCCCGATCGCATCATAAAAAGGAGGCCTTCTCTTTTATCCGTTTCATGACCGGCGATCGGGAATTTCAGGAAGCGGTATGGAGCGGTACCAACATGCTTCCTGCCAACCGACGGGTTGTAAACGATCTTTATCATGCTTCCTCAGACGAGGAACGAAAGATCCTGAACTATCCTTTTTTGAACAATATCATTCGGGACAGTTATATCGACCCCAATTTCAAATGGTACGCCTCCATGGACGAATTCATCGACCAGAAGATCTTTCAGATCGTTGCTCAGGATCTTGATACTTCAATCGGCATAAAGGAGTTGCGGGAGGATATGGAGAAGATGCTGAAGGGCTATCGGTAG
- a CDS encoding response regulator transcription factor → MIKVLIADDQEIIRDSLELLVNSDERFEVVGLPQNGREVVRLAAELNPDVVLMDIRMPEFNGIECVKLIKERNPAIKIIMLTTFDSDEYIYESLKNGADGFLLKGISKRDLINSIETVYNGGASIEPQTAQKVFTIFGKMAKSYFLNQDAEDIANLTDQEIRIIQLIGRGYSNKEIMGEVNFSEGTIRNYISMILKKIQLRDRTQIAIFAIQSGIMLRDIHGK, encoded by the coding sequence ATGATTAAGGTTTTAATAGCGGATGATCAGGAGATCATACGGGACAGTCTGGAGCTTCTTGTTAATTCCGATGAGAGATTCGAGGTCGTCGGCCTGCCCCAAAACGGCCGGGAAGTTGTCCGGCTGGCGGCTGAATTGAATCCCGATGTTGTTCTTATGGATATCCGGATGCCGGAATTCAACGGAATAGAATGTGTCAAACTTATCAAGGAAAGGAATCCGGCTATCAAGATTATCATGCTAACCACCTTTGACAGCGACGAATACATATACGAGTCGTTGAAAAACGGTGCGGACGGTTTCCTTCTAAAGGGAATTTCCAAAAGAGACCTGATAAACAGCATTGAAACGGTCTATAACGGGGGAGCAAGTATTGAACCTCAGACTGCCCAGAAGGTTTTTACTATTTTCGGAAAAATGGCAAAATCCTATTTTCTGAATCAGGATGCCGAAGATATAGCAAATCTGACGGACCAGGAAATACGCATCATACAGCTTATCGGCAGGGGCTACAGCAACAAAGAGATCATGGGTGAGGTGAATTTTTCCGAAGGAACCATCAGAAATTATATCAGCATGATTCTAAAAAAAATCCAACTCAGGGACAGAACCCAGATCGCTATTTTTGCCATCCAGTCGGGCATCATGCTGAGGGATATCCATGGAAAATAA
- a CDS encoding sensor histidine kinase: MKDRVKQVYIAIYGLNFVIIVFLSMTMYFTIFKICDDYQARDFLEMARYLPHVAWTVPTYTIICFTLIGISNVLKEGVFKNQPVKIIFLYIADLILFGLITYLLNFSYKGFFLFITAGLFLFVNNMSVRLITLAITLICFILFDYDLLTVRIHLLSFQDYIDYYDPNIQIYLYSIKSALDSANLILVVLFFYMFIHSKIRENKEFVQLNNRLKENLAKLKIANVQLEEAGRMKERNRLAHEIHDILGHSLTCISTGLEASMEVTGTSNPVLARQLQRIKEVSDKGLMDIRRSVKELKVDVIVKSSLIEAIHELIANINALGKQRAFLEISGEPVTLQHDEELTVYRLVQESTTNAIRHGKAEDIFIKLTYGQDQLAIAIRDNGLGCHHLEKNFGLSHMEEQVQFLGGSISFITEDGGGFTTSAFIPLRKEGIDD, translated from the coding sequence ATGAAGGATCGGGTTAAACAAGTCTATATTGCCATCTATGGATTAAATTTTGTTATCATCGTATTCCTTTCTATGACCATGTACTTCACCATCTTTAAGATATGCGATGATTACCAGGCCAGAGATTTCTTGGAGATGGCGCGATATTTGCCTCATGTCGCATGGACCGTTCCTACGTATACCATCATCTGTTTTACCTTGATCGGAATTTCCAATGTGCTGAAGGAAGGGGTTTTCAAGAACCAGCCGGTAAAAATCATTTTCCTTTATATTGCCGATCTTATCTTATTTGGTCTTATTACCTACTTGCTAAATTTTAGTTACAAAGGCTTTTTCCTTTTTATTACCGCGGGCCTTTTTCTGTTTGTAAACAACATGTCTGTCAGGCTGATAACCTTGGCGATTACCCTCATATGCTTCATTCTTTTTGATTACGATCTGCTGACGGTCAGGATTCATCTGCTTTCTTTTCAGGATTACATTGACTATTACGATCCGAATATCCAGATCTATTTATACAGCATCAAAAGTGCTCTTGATTCCGCCAACCTCATTCTGGTCGTGCTTTTTTTCTATATGTTTATTCACAGCAAGATCCGGGAGAATAAGGAGTTCGTTCAATTGAATAACCGCCTGAAGGAGAATTTGGCAAAATTGAAGATTGCCAACGTTCAGTTGGAAGAGGCGGGTAGGATGAAAGAAAGAAACAGGCTTGCCCATGAAATTCATGACATTCTGGGGCATTCGCTGACCTGTATCTCGACCGGCCTGGAAGCAAGTATGGAGGTTACGGGAACATCAAATCCGGTCCTGGCCCGGCAGCTGCAGAGAATAAAGGAGGTCAGTGATAAGGGACTGATGGATATCAGGCGTTCGGTCAAGGAGCTGAAGGTCGATGTCATCGTAAAATCGTCCCTGATAGAAGCCATCCATGAATTGATTGCTAATATTAATGCCCTGGGAAAACAGAGAGCCTTTTTGGAGATTTCCGGAGAGCCTGTCACGCTGCAGCACGATGAGGAGTTGACGGTATACCGATTGGTTCAGGAAAGTACAACAAATGCAATTCGTCATGGAAAGGCGGAGGACATCTTTATCAAACTGACATACGGTCAGGATCAACTTGCCATTGCCATACGGGATAATGGGCTGGGGTGTCATCACCTGGAGAAAAATTTTGGTTTAAGCCATATGGAAGAGCAGGTACAATTTCTCGGGGGAAGCATATCGTTCATCACGGAAGATGGCGGAGGCTTCACGACATCTGCCTTTATTCCCCTTCGAAAAGAGGGAATCGATGATTAA
- a CDS encoding sugar ABC transporter substrate-binding protein, translating into MRKILLSLLILFIGAGMIFASGQNEEESGYTFGYTCMTMNNPFFIALEKSIRDTVEARGDRLITMDPAMDVAKQINQIEDLIIQDIDAIFLNPVDWEGIRPALVALEKAEIPIINFDTEVKDMEYVTAYAGSDNKNAGYVCGMDLVDRYPGGGNIVVLDSPTMNSINDRIAGFMNAIKGHGFTIVAQQDAKGDLPTAMEKMDDILQAHSDIIAIMGGNDPTALGALAACKAANRTDILIYGVDGSPEAKSEIASGSQFVGSGAQSPISIGLESVKLAYKILNGETYETRVPVKTFLINSDNVDEYGTDGWQ; encoded by the coding sequence ATGAGAAAGATATTGTTAAGTCTCCTGATTTTGTTCATTGGAGCCGGCATGATTTTTGCCAGCGGACAAAACGAAGAAGAATCCGGCTATACCTTCGGCTACACCTGTATGACGATGAACAATCCTTTTTTCATCGCTTTGGAAAAGTCAATCCGGGATACCGTCGAGGCCAGGGGCGACAGGCTGATCACCATGGATCCTGCCATGGACGTGGCAAAACAGATTAACCAGATTGAAGATCTCATCATCCAGGATATTGATGCCATTTTTTTGAATCCCGTGGACTGGGAAGGGATCCGACCCGCCCTTGTCGCTCTGGAGAAAGCGGAAATACCGATCATCAACTTCGATACGGAAGTCAAGGATATGGAGTACGTAACCGCCTATGCTGGCTCCGACAACAAAAATGCCGGTTATGTCTGCGGTATGGATCTTGTCGACCGATATCCCGGAGGAGGGAATATTGTTGTTCTGGATTCGCCGACCATGAACTCCATCAATGACAGGATCGCGGGCTTCATGAACGCCATTAAGGGCCATGGATTTACCATTGTCGCCCAGCAGGACGCCAAGGGAGATCTCCCCACGGCCATGGAGAAGATGGACGACATCCTCCAGGCACACAGCGATATCATTGCTATCATGGGAGGAAACGATCCGACGGCCCTTGGAGCCCTTGCAGCATGCAAGGCTGCAAACAGAACAGATATCCTGATCTACGGCGTGGACGGGTCTCCGGAAGCAAAATCCGAAATTGCCTCAGGGAGTCAGTTCGTAGGATCCGGTGCCCAATCTCCCATCTCTATCGGACTGGAATCTGTCAAGCTTGCCTATAAAATCCTGAACGGTGAAACGTATGAGACGAGGGTGCCTGTCAAGACTTTCTTAATCAATAGCGACAACGTTGACGAATACGGAACGGACGGCTGGCAGTAG
- a CDS encoding sugar ABC transporter ATP-binding protein codes for MSNQTLLEMKHIRKQFPEVLALKDISIAVMAGEVHALLGENGAGKSTLIKVLGGIYSMDGGEIFIEGSKTDIHTVHDAQANGINVIHQELVLVPKMTVAENIFLGREPVRHGTVDRIRMNADAKTLLDSFDLDIDPDINLGELTIAQQQMVEITKALSFNSRILVMDEPTSSLSEKEVNFLFDTIRKLKKRGVGIIYISHRMSELFEISDRVTVMRDGEYIGTVITQEATPERLITMMVGRKLTSYYTRTYSRLSEKILEVKHLSDGKLLNDVSFDLYKGEILGFAGLVGAGRSEVMKCIFGLAPFTEGHIIIEGKQVRIQNASEAMAHGLALVPESRKKEALFPVQSVKFNISIRILSRFIKGIFVNDRREEAITNNYIRQLSIKTPSSEQTIGNLSGGNQQKVVIGRWLATTPKILILDEPTRGVDVGAKAEIYAIMNKLAAQGMAIIMISSELPEVINMSDRVVVMCNGSVTGCLPKEELNQEKIMHLATLHGMPVQS; via the coding sequence TTGAGTAATCAGACACTACTTGAGATGAAACATATCCGAAAACAGTTTCCCGAAGTGCTGGCATTAAAGGATATCAGCATAGCGGTAATGGCCGGAGAGGTACACGCTCTTCTTGGTGAAAATGGTGCGGGCAAATCGACACTGATCAAGGTTCTTGGTGGAATTTACTCCATGGACGGCGGAGAAATTTTCATTGAAGGCAGCAAAACCGATATACATACGGTCCATGATGCCCAGGCAAACGGAATAAATGTTATCCATCAGGAACTTGTACTTGTGCCGAAGATGACCGTTGCCGAGAATATTTTCCTCGGCAGGGAACCGGTCAGACACGGTACCGTTGACAGGATAAGGATGAATGCCGACGCAAAGACCCTTCTTGACTCCTTTGATCTTGATATCGATCCCGACATCAATCTGGGAGAACTGACAATAGCCCAGCAGCAGATGGTCGAGATCACCAAAGCACTCTCGTTCAACTCCCGTATTCTTGTCATGGATGAGCCGACCTCTTCTCTTTCGGAAAAAGAGGTCAACTTTCTTTTCGATACCATACGAAAGCTGAAAAAGAGGGGGGTCGGAATCATCTATATCTCACACAGAATGTCGGAGCTCTTCGAGATCAGCGACAGAGTTACCGTCATGAGGGACGGGGAATATATCGGAACCGTTATAACCCAGGAGGCCACACCTGAGAGGCTTATCACCATGATGGTGGGTCGGAAGCTCACAAGCTACTACACCCGAACCTATTCCCGGTTATCCGAGAAGATCCTGGAAGTGAAGCATCTTAGCGACGGGAAGCTCCTTAACGATGTGAGCTTTGATCTCTACAAAGGAGAAATTCTTGGATTTGCCGGTTTGGTCGGCGCAGGAAGAAGCGAGGTTATGAAATGCATCTTCGGTCTGGCTCCTTTTACAGAAGGCCACATTATCATTGAAGGGAAACAGGTACGGATACAAAACGCATCGGAAGCAATGGCCCATGGATTGGCCCTTGTTCCCGAAAGCAGGAAAAAAGAGGCATTGTTTCCGGTACAAAGCGTAAAATTCAACATATCCATAAGGATCTTGTCCCGGTTTATCAAGGGAATTTTTGTAAACGACAGAAGGGAAGAAGCAATCACCAACAATTATATACGACAACTTTCGATAAAGACCCCTTCTTCCGAACAAACCATTGGAAATCTGTCGGGTGGGAACCAGCAGAAAGTTGTTATCGGCCGGTGGTTGGCGACAACCCCCAAGATCCTGATCCTGGACGAACCTACGAGAGGAGTGGATGTTGGAGCGAAGGCGGAGATCTACGCCATCATGAATAAGCTCGCCGCCCAGGGCATGGCCATCATCATGATATCGTCAGAACTTCCCGAGGTTATCAACATGAGCGACCGCGTCGTGGTCATGTGTAACGGTTCGGTAACCGGCTGTCTGCCAAAAGAGGAGCTGAACCAAGAGAAAATCATGCATTTGGCTACGCTGCATGGAATGCCGGTGCAAAGCTGA
- a CDS encoding ABC transporter permease, which yields MGNDTIQPVDSRGKRQIYIGHSVLQFLKENMGILIGLALLCLILAIKSPVFLSRANIFNVLRQVATNLYIACAMTMIIILGGIDLSVGSIIALSGVVTGGLIAFDGASLAAAVTSGLVVGTAVGAFNGFVISTTTIPPFIVTLATMNIARGAAYVYTGGQPIRVMSDSFNFIGAGYVGDIPMPIIYLLFIVLISFFILSQSKLGRHIYAVGGNSQAARFSGIKIKRVIFFTYLFSGLMSSIAGIVLASRMFSGQPTAGQGAEMDAIAAVVLGGTSMSGGSGKIGGTIIGALVIGMLSNGLNLMGINSFWQYVVKGVVILIAVYVDYFKKNVTT from the coding sequence ATGGGTAACGATACAATACAGCCTGTGGATTCGAGAGGTAAACGTCAAATTTATATAGGACATTCTGTCCTTCAGTTCCTGAAGGAAAACATGGGAATACTGATAGGACTTGCCCTGCTTTGTTTGATTCTGGCAATCAAATCTCCGGTCTTTTTATCCAGGGCCAATATTTTTAATGTACTGCGGCAGGTGGCTACAAACCTTTATATAGCCTGTGCCATGACAATGATCATTATCCTTGGAGGAATAGACCTTTCCGTGGGCTCGATCATCGCCCTTTCAGGAGTCGTCACCGGTGGCCTCATCGCCTTTGACGGAGCCTCCCTTGCAGCCGCCGTCACTTCAGGGCTTGTTGTGGGAACCGCTGTCGGGGCCTTCAACGGGTTTGTCATATCGACTACAACCATTCCCCCCTTCATCGTCACCCTTGCAACGATGAATATTGCAAGGGGCGCCGCATATGTCTATACCGGCGGGCAACCCATCAGAGTCATGTCCGACAGCTTCAACTTCATTGGAGCCGGTTATGTCGGTGATATTCCCATGCCCATCATCTATCTCCTTTTCATAGTCCTTATTTCCTTCTTTATTTTAAGCCAATCCAAACTTGGCCGGCACATCTATGCTGTAGGGGGGAACTCCCAGGCAGCACGCTTTTCGGGAATAAAAATCAAACGGGTGATTTTTTTCACCTATCTTTTTTCGGGGCTAATGTCTTCGATCGCCGGTATCGTTCTTGCCTCCCGCATGTTTTCAGGTCAGCCAACCGCAGGACAGGGGGCAGAGATGGATGCCATTGCCGCAGTAGTGCTCGGAGGAACAAGTATGAGCGGCGGTTCGGGAAAGATCGGGGGAACGATTATCGGAGCTCTGGTGATTGGCATGCTCAGCAATGGTCTTAATCTCATGGGAATCAATTCCTTTTGGCAATATGTCGTAAAGGGGGTGGTAATACTGATAGCGGTCTATGTGGATTATTTTAAAAAGAATGTAACGACTTGA
- a CDS encoding ABC transporter substrate-binding protein, giving the protein MNHPPYRTMILLLTMVLLTASGYLFAGGHQEQENTPPSAAKETISIIDQTGREVSVPKEVRRIVTIPIPAASMLIAIDGGTERLVGMHPKSKSALEEGILKEFYPEALRINSEVVGDGFMPNVEAMLALNPDLIFQWGHLGVDVVEPLENAGLNVALLLYGSQENLEGWIHDFGLLLDKEEKAQKIIAWHHEVQEEIGSAVAEIPENEKPRVLYFLRWLSSKTVAAQGTYNDFYINLTGGINPAGELTQFPQVSEEQIIAWDPQIILLNGFESELTPQDIYGNPKLADVSAVRDHRVYKIPLGGYRWDPPNQESPLMWKWLAMLFHPERFGWDLRNEIKENYLWIYGKVPTEEQIDGILRKTMNSEAAGYDRFLQ; this is encoded by the coding sequence ATGAACCATCCCCCTTATCGCACCATGATACTGTTGCTGACCATGGTACTGCTGACCGCCTCCGGCTACCTTTTTGCCGGAGGACATCAGGAACAGGAAAACACCCCACCTTCAGCAGCCAAGGAAACTATTTCCATCATCGATCAGACCGGACGGGAAGTCTCTGTTCCGAAGGAAGTCCGACGGATTGTCACCATCCCTATCCCGGCGGCCAGCATGCTGATTGCGATCGACGGCGGCACAGAACGGCTTGTGGGGATGCACCCAAAATCAAAATCCGCTCTTGAAGAAGGCATTCTCAAAGAGTTCTACCCGGAAGCCTTGAGGATAAACAGTGAGGTTGTGGGAGATGGCTTTATGCCGAATGTAGAGGCGATGCTTGCGCTTAATCCCGATCTCATTTTTCAGTGGGGGCATCTGGGAGTCGATGTCGTCGAACCACTGGAAAATGCGGGTCTGAATGTTGCACTGCTTTTGTACGGCAGCCAGGAAAATCTCGAAGGCTGGATCCATGACTTTGGCCTCTTGTTGGATAAAGAGGAAAAGGCGCAAAAAATCATTGCGTGGCACCATGAGGTACAGGAAGAAATCGGCAGCGCAGTGGCCGAGATTCCCGAAAATGAAAAGCCAAGGGTCCTCTATTTTCTCCGGTGGCTTTCGAGTAAAACCGTTGCGGCACAGGGAACCTATAATGATTTCTACATCAACCTTACCGGGGGAATCAATCCCGCAGGTGAGTTGACACAGTTTCCTCAGGTCAGCGAAGAACAGATCATCGCATGGGACCCGCAGATCATCCTGCTCAACGGCTTCGAATCCGAACTGACGCCTCAGGATATCTACGGCAACCCGAAGCTGGCCGATGTCAGTGCGGTCAGAGACCATCGTGTCTATAAAATTCCCCTTGGCGGATACCGATGGGATCCCCCGAACCAGGAATCACCCCTGATGTGGAAATGGCTTGCCATGCTGTTCCATCCCGAGCGCTTCGGCTGGGACCTGCGGAACGAGATTAAGGAAAACTATCTCTGGATATATGGGAAGGTACCCACGGAAGAGCAGATAGACGGTATTCTGAGAAAAACCATGAATAGCGAAGCCGCCGGGTACGACCGCTTTCTACAATAA